A single region of the Mycobacterium lentiflavum genome encodes:
- a CDS encoding lytic transglycosylase domain-containing protein: MRIGGRLGAHPAVAAVRKSRLPVTRAQAFSVAVISPLVFAGAVGAAPEPLHGHTKSPIPSVHAVIAPVAAVSPAVPDLSGPVLIAIDRAPTAFHVAAGASSAPPPPRVVNAPGALGIPMMALTAYRNAEQKMSVSDPACGVSWNLLAGIGRIESGHAGGGAVDARGTAVTPIYGPSLDGTLPGNEVIVSSSVGNRVTYARAMGPMQFLPGTWARYAADGDGDGIADPQNLFDSTLTAARYLCSGALNLRDPAQVMAAILRYNNSTAYAQNVLGWAAAYATGVVPVDLPPITGPPPPLGNAHDEHPEGLGPGLPINMIGLPQDDPMARMPLIDLTGQQQQQANPSSPMFPWMTPPPNTSPIQGHMPGCTVICISSQTPPPGGPQLGPQPFAPQAPPPPAPQPPNAAPPWAPQAPPAAPQPFAPAPPAPQPFAPATPAPAPAAPAPAAAVPAG; the protein is encoded by the coding sequence GTGCGCATAGGGGGTCGCTTGGGTGCCCACCCGGCCGTCGCGGCGGTGCGGAAGTCGAGGCTTCCGGTAACCCGGGCTCAGGCCTTCAGCGTGGCGGTGATCAGTCCGTTGGTGTTCGCGGGTGCCGTCGGCGCCGCGCCTGAGCCGTTACACGGACACACGAAGAGCCCCATCCCGTCGGTGCATGCCGTCATCGCCCCGGTCGCCGCGGTCTCCCCGGCCGTCCCCGATCTGTCCGGACCGGTTCTCATCGCCATCGACCGGGCGCCGACGGCCTTCCACGTCGCGGCCGGCGCCTCCTCGGCACCGCCGCCGCCCAGGGTGGTGAATGCGCCTGGCGCGCTGGGCATTCCGATGATGGCGCTGACCGCATACCGCAACGCCGAACAGAAGATGTCGGTGTCCGACCCGGCCTGCGGCGTCAGCTGGAATCTGCTGGCCGGCATCGGGCGCATCGAATCCGGGCATGCCGGCGGCGGCGCCGTCGACGCCCGCGGCACCGCGGTCACCCCGATCTACGGCCCCTCGTTGGACGGCACCCTGCCCGGCAACGAGGTGATCGTCTCCAGCAGCGTCGGCAACCGCGTCACCTATGCCCGCGCGATGGGACCCATGCAATTCCTGCCGGGCACCTGGGCACGGTATGCCGCCGACGGCGACGGTGACGGCATCGCCGACCCGCAGAATTTGTTCGACTCCACGCTGACGGCCGCGCGCTACCTGTGCAGTGGCGCGCTGAACCTGCGCGACCCGGCCCAGGTCATGGCCGCGATCCTGCGGTACAACAACTCGACCGCCTACGCCCAGAACGTGCTGGGCTGGGCCGCGGCGTACGCCACCGGCGTGGTTCCGGTCGACCTGCCGCCGATCACTGGGCCGCCGCCCCCGCTTGGCAACGCTCACGACGAGCACCCCGAGGGCCTCGGGCCCGGCCTTCCGATCAACATGATCGGCCTGCCGCAGGACGACCCGATGGCGCGGATGCCGTTGATCGACCTGACCGGCCAGCAGCAGCAGCAGGCCAACCCGTCGTCGCCGATGTTCCCCTGGATGACGCCGCCGCCCAATACGTCGCCGATTCAAGGGCACATGCCGGGGTGCACGGTGATCTGCATCAGCTCGCAAACCCCGCCGCCGGGCGGCCCGCAGCTGGGGCCGCAGCCGTTCGCACCGCAGGCCCCGCCACCGCCAGCACCACAGCCGCCGAACGCCGCTCCGCCGTGGGCGCCGCAGGCCCCGCCAGCAGCACCACAGCCGTTCGCACCGGCCCCGCCAGCGCCGCAGCCGTTCGCACCAGCAACGCCGGCACCCGCCCCGGCCGCACCAGCTCCGGCCGCCGCCGTTCCGGCCGGCTGA
- a CDS encoding Mrp/NBP35 family ATP-binding protein → MSRHDSPGTQADLTAAIRTALGKVIDPELRRPITELGMVKSIDVQSDGGVHVAIYLTTASCPKKTEISERVSQAVADVPGTGAVRVSLDVMNDEQRTELRKQLRGPNSGAGEPVIPFAQPSSLTRVYAVASGKGGVGKSSVTVNLAAAMAARGLSVGVLDADIHGHSVPRMMGTTDRPTQVESMILPPIAHEVKVISIAQFTEGNTPVVWRGPMLHRALQQFLADVYWGDLDVLLLDLPPGTGDIAISVAQLIPNAEILVVTTPQLAAAEVAERAGSIALQTRQRIVGVVENMSGLVLPDGSTMQVFGEGGGAQVAERLSRAVGADVPLLGQIPLDPALVAAGDSGVPIVLSAPDSPVGKELRNVADKLSSRKRGLAGVSLGLDPTRR, encoded by the coding sequence ATGTCCCGTCATGACTCCCCTGGTACCCAAGCTGACCTGACCGCAGCTATCCGCACGGCGCTGGGCAAGGTGATCGACCCCGAATTGCGGCGTCCCATCACCGAACTCGGGATGGTCAAGAGCATCGACGTCCAGTCCGACGGCGGCGTGCACGTCGCGATCTACCTGACCACCGCGAGCTGCCCGAAGAAGACCGAAATCAGCGAGCGCGTCAGCCAGGCCGTTGCCGACGTCCCGGGCACCGGCGCGGTACGGGTCAGCCTGGACGTGATGAACGACGAGCAGCGCACCGAGCTGCGCAAGCAGCTGCGCGGCCCGAATTCCGGGGCCGGCGAGCCCGTCATCCCGTTCGCCCAGCCCAGCTCGCTGACCCGGGTCTACGCGGTCGCGTCCGGCAAGGGCGGCGTCGGGAAGTCGAGCGTGACGGTCAACCTGGCCGCCGCGATGGCCGCACGCGGCCTGTCGGTCGGCGTGCTGGACGCCGATATCCACGGCCATTCCGTCCCCCGCATGATGGGCACCACCGACCGGCCCACCCAGGTCGAGTCGATGATTCTGCCGCCGATCGCCCACGAGGTGAAGGTGATCTCGATCGCCCAGTTCACCGAGGGCAACACCCCGGTGGTGTGGCGCGGTCCGATGCTGCACCGGGCGCTGCAACAGTTCCTGGCCGACGTCTACTGGGGCGACCTGGACGTGTTGCTGCTCGACCTGCCGCCGGGCACCGGCGACATCGCCATCTCGGTGGCCCAGCTGATCCCCAACGCGGAAATCCTGGTCGTCACCACGCCGCAGCTGGCCGCGGCCGAAGTCGCCGAGCGGGCCGGCAGCATCGCGCTGCAGACCCGCCAGCGCATCGTCGGCGTGGTGGAGAACATGTCGGGGCTGGTGCTGCCGGACGGCTCCACCATGCAGGTGTTCGGCGAGGGCGGCGGCGCGCAGGTGGCCGAGCGGCTGTCCCGCGCGGTGGGCGCCGACGTGCCGCTGCTGGGTCAGATCCCGCTGGACCCCGCGCTGGTCGCCGCCGGTGACTCCGGCGTGCCGATCGTGCTGAGCGCGCCCGATTCGCCGGTGGGCAAGGAGCTGCGCAACGTCGCCGACAAGCTGTCGTCGCGCAAGCGCGGCCTGGCAGGCGTGTCGCTGGGGCTAGACCCGACTCGGCGTTAG
- the tatB gene encoding Sec-independent protein translocase protein TatB — protein sequence MFANVGWGEMLVLVVVGLVILGPERLPGAIRWASTALRQARDYLSGVTSQLREDIGPEFDDLRGPLSELQKLRGMSPRAALTKHLLDGDDSLFTGNFERPVKGTPPQPSAEGPNGSPTFGVGHHGPAPFDSDAT from the coding sequence ATGTTCGCCAACGTCGGCTGGGGGGAGATGCTCGTCCTCGTCGTGGTCGGGCTGGTAATCCTTGGCCCGGAACGGCTTCCGGGCGCGATTCGCTGGGCGTCGACCGCGTTGCGTCAGGCCCGTGACTACCTGTCCGGCGTCACCAGTCAGCTGCGCGAGGACATCGGGCCCGAGTTCGACGACCTGCGCGGCCCGCTGAGCGAGCTACAGAAACTGCGCGGCATGTCGCCGCGGGCGGCGCTGACCAAACACCTGCTGGACGGCGACGATTCGCTGTTCACCGGCAATTTCGAGCGGCCGGTCAAGGGAACCCCGCCACAGCCGTCGGCCGAGGGGCCGAACGGCAGCCCGACATTCGGCGTTGGGCACCATGGTCCGGCGCCGTTCGACAGCGACGCCACCTAA
- a CDS encoding DUF1003 domain-containing protein → MSKSAPVRRLYTPRTSRGLSLRVDPEAVGQSTEAIARFFGTGRYLLIQTLIVIVWIAINLAAVSLRFDPYPFILLNLAFSTQAAYAAPLILLAQNRQENRDRVALDEDRRRAAQTKADTEYLSRELAALRLAIGEVVTREYLRDELDELRALLAGRDAQIPAEEPPTRR, encoded by the coding sequence GTGAGCAAGTCGGCGCCGGTACGGCGGCTGTACACCCCGCGGACGTCGCGCGGGCTCTCACTGCGCGTGGATCCCGAGGCGGTGGGACAGAGCACCGAGGCCATCGCGCGCTTCTTCGGCACCGGCCGCTACCTGCTGATCCAGACCCTCATCGTGATCGTGTGGATCGCGATCAACCTGGCCGCGGTGAGTTTGCGCTTCGACCCGTACCCGTTCATCCTGCTGAACCTGGCCTTCTCCACCCAGGCCGCCTACGCCGCACCGCTGATCCTGCTGGCCCAGAACCGTCAGGAGAACCGGGACCGGGTGGCCCTCGACGAGGATCGGCGCCGCGCCGCCCAGACCAAGGCCGACACCGAATACCTGTCGCGCGAGCTGGCCGCCCTGCGGCTGGCGATCGGGGAGGTGGTGACCCGCGAATACCTGCGCGATGAGCTGGATGAACTACGCGCCCTGCTGGCCGGACGGGACGCGCAGATCCCGGCCGAGGAGCCCCCCACGCGCCGGTGA